The following coding sequences lie in one Egibacteraceae bacterium genomic window:
- a CDS encoding CAP domain-containing protein, with product MRTGYSPSLPRLTAVLVAVAIIAGIVPAGAAEARSSGNVEHIARDLLNRLNEERHARGIQPVAWDGDLARLATQWSARMSDTKDYRHSDMNAAMQTSPYRERFSYIGENIFLLYPAYESAGYAHRGWMQSEGHRRNMLNRYHDAVGIGIICDADGTMWAT from the coding sequence ATGCGTACAGGCTACTCCCCCTCGCTCCCGCGCCTAACCGCGGTCCTCGTGGCCGTTGCGATCATCGCGGGCATCGTCCCTGCCGGCGCGGCGGAGGCCCGCAGCAGCGGAAACGTCGAGCACATCGCCCGCGACCTGCTCAACCGCCTCAACGAAGAGCGCCACGCCCGCGGCATCCAGCCGGTGGCCTGGGACGGCGACCTCGCGCGGCTCGCCACCCAGTGGTCGGCGCGGATGTCGGACACCAAGGACTACCGCCACAGCGACATGAACGCCGCCATGCAGACCTCGCCCTACCGGGAGCGGTTCAGCTACATCGGCGAGAACATCTTCCTGCTCTACCCCGCCTACGAGTCCGCCGGCTACGCCCACCGCGGCTGGATGCAGTCCGAGGGCCACCGGCGCAACATGCTCAACCGCTACCACGACGCCGTGGGCATCGGCATCATCTGCGACGCCGACGGCACCATGTGGGCCACCA